In Edaphobacter aggregans, the sequence AGCAAAACAGCATGGACGATGCTGAAGATGGCCGTGTTCGCTCCAATGCCGAGCGCCATGATGATGATCGCCATCAAGGCAAAGCCAGGGCTCTTCAAGAGCAGTCGGAACGCGAATCGAAGGTCTTGCATCAAGGCTGACAAGCGTCTACCTCCTGCGCCACACCTACAACAAGCAATTCAAACACCACAGATCAAAGCCCAAAAGCCCATAATTATCATCACTTTTCACAAATCCACCGAAAACAAAACTGTCCATCGCCGAGCACAACCGTCCACTTCCGAACAAAAGTGACACCTATCCAGCGTTTCTGGAATGATCGAAGGCTTCTACCTATTCAAAACGTCCACCACCGTCATCTTCAGCCCAACCACCTACTCCCAGACTTAGTACTCCGCCGAATGCTGCCGGGGAGCCTTGCGCAGCGTAGATTACAATCAAAACGCTTAGACGGGCTTACAAACATGAGATCGCGTTTGCAAGGCGGTTTGCTCGCTGCAGTCGCAATGTTTCTCGCGACCGGGGCAGTGTGTGCCTACGCACAGACGCCCCGAAAGGCTGCAGAAAAGTGGCAAATCGATGGCATAGTCGCTGCCCTAAAAGATCCTATCTTGGAAGTCAGGACACACGCCTTGCTATATGTTCAATCCAACTCAGAATTTACATGGGATGGCGTTCCTGACCCTCTAATCGCCTCTCTTCTAAATGATCCTAATGTTCGGCGGGTTATTTCTTCTCTAAAAGCGAACGACGACAACGTTCAAAGTGGAACCGATACGGCAGCAGACATAACGATGCCTCGAAGTCAGGATGATCAAATCGCACTGCTCGAAAATCAAAATGTAAGCTTTGCTGTTCGAAAGGCCGTCGCATTGGTCCTCTGTACAACCCCTTCACCCCAAGAGGAACATGCACTTATCACCCAACTCAGAGTCAAACAGCTTCGATCTGTCCTCGTAAAATCCCTTGTCGTACATGGACCCTTAAATTTTAAGACGCTGCCCGATCTTACCTACCCCTTTTACTATTCTTACGAAGATTTACCGGAATATCGTTTTCTGATTCACTACCTCTTGGGTGGAAATGATAAAGCCGAATTAGTGTTAAAACACACATTTTTCGAGGAGGGCGAGGATAAGGTAAAGGCCGCCGATTATTCAGACATAGATGATGCGCGTAAAGCTCTCGAAGCCTTTGACGCCGTTCTCCCAATCAACACGAGGAACACGGGTTTTCAGGCCGAAATTGAGAAACAGATACTTTTTATTGCACATAAATGGAAAGATGAATGGACTTCGAAAGACTATGAACTACTAAACTCACTTTCATTCAAAATGAATGAAGATTCTCGGGCTGCTCTTAATAACATCATCAAACAACCTTATTGGACACGCCTCCTTCAAAAATTGTGGAAAGTTATTGCGGTTCAGATCGCCTTTTGGATACTGCTCCTATATTTCTATCCCAGATCGAGGGCCGTCCAGGCATTCTTTTTCTGGAACCGTTGGGCACGCAAGTTCTTCGGTTTGGGATATGTCGATCTTTGTTTGACCTGGATTCCTTACTTGCGAAATCGCTTGCTCGGTCCCTTCCGCGAGGAGCTTGTAGCGGAGGCCCGTGTCTCAGACGAAGATTTGAACGACTATTTCCATGACATCGAAGTAAGGCAAGGTGAGAGTCACATTTCGCTCTTCCACGCAATTCCTGAGATCTTTGGCCAAAGCATTCTGGAAAGTGAATCTGGTCTTGGAAAATCGATCTTCTTGCGTCGCCTCGTAAGCATGTCGAAACGGACAAACGCCTACTTGGCTGCAGAAAACTGTGATCGGGGCGTCTTCGAACTGATTCAGTTGAAGCTTAAAGGCAAAGCCAGCGATGAGACCTTTCTCCGTAGCATCATTTGGGCTGGTGGTCTCAGCATCGTCATCGATGGATTGAATGAGGTTACCGTAGAAACACGCGAGAAGATCCGCCGCTTCGTCGACGACTTCCCAAAAGCTAATATCCTCTTAGCGACACAACCCCTGTTTTGGAAACGACCTCCCAAAGCACTGGTCTTTCGTATCTCGCCTCTTACTGACGATCGCATCCAGGCCTTCCTTGAAAGCAGATATAGGACATTTGTTTCGCCGCTCATCATGACAGAAAGCGCATATAAGCAAAGATGCCGAGACTATCTCGAAGACGTCCTCGGTAATTGCCAGTCCGAAGAAGACAAAACAGCAGCACGGTTGGTCCTTTCAAATCCTATGGACCTTACCGTTGCCGCTCAAATTTTGGTTGCCGGTGACACTCCTACTCTTAGAAATCTGCAAGAGCAACAATTCACGCGCGTCGATCGAGACTTCCGGGATATTCGCCACGGCGAGCAGTTTCCCCTCCGGCAATTTTCCGAAAGTGTTTATGAAAGGCTTCTGGGCGACGAGATCACGCTCGACAGCTCTCAGTTCTTTGAAGCTATCCAGGTACTTTCATCTCACAAAATGGTCCTGATGCAGAATGAAATTGATGCCGATCAAAGACCTGTCAGGAGATGGGTCTTCCGCCACGATAAAATACGAGATTTCTTTTTGGTAAAAGCCTTCGAAAACGACCACGGTAACCGAATTGGAGAGCATATAGAAGATCCACGATTCCGCGGCGTCTACCTTATGCTCGCCTCACAACTGCCCCTCGCCGAAGCCAATGAATTGAGAGACGCCCTCGTCGATCGTGCGGCAGAGACGAAGGACCACCATCTATCGGATGCCGTTGTTGAAGTCCTCAAAAGCAGACGGGTGGCAGGCTCAAGGCCAGTCACCCAAAGAACTCCAGCCTGAGCATCTCCCTTGCCATTCAGGGCCGGTCACCTTTCGTCGCGAGCTTCTTCGCGATGAGTAGGTTCTATTCTGCCCGGGGTGAAGGCGAAGTCGTAAACGACTGAATTAACTTCCTATCCCCATAACATTCCAACCAAACCATCTATAAATCAGGCGCCTCATCCCAACTCCAACAGCATTTCCCTTACCGTCACCCCAAGCACCGGATGCACCATCCCCGGCGCAATCTCCGCCAGCGGTTCCAGCACAAACCGCCGCTCCTGCATCTCCGGATGCGGCAGCGTCAGCTCCGCCGTATTCATCACCGTCTGCCCATACAGCAGCAAGTCCAGATCGATCACCCGCGGCCCCTTCGCCACGGCACCCTCACGCTCGCGCCCCATCCCGCGTTCGATATCCAGCAACCCACGCATCAACTCCAGCGGCTGCAACTCTGTCTCCAACAGCAAAGCCCCATTCAAAAACCGAGGCTGATCCACATACCCCACCGGCTCCGTGTCATAAAACGACGACACCGCACGAACCTCACCCAACCCCCGCAACCGCTCGATAGCCACCCGAAGGTTCGCCTCGCGGTCACCAATCCCTTTTGACTCCAGATTCGACCCCAGCGCGATCGCCGCCAGACTTTTCACCCTCGCACCATCCCCAGTGCACCGAAATCTGCCGCGCCAATTACCACCCACTGACCACACTTGCCAGTCTTTTCACCGCTTGCTAACCACCGATTTTGCCCAGAAACAGCGAAAAACCGCCCAAAACCGGCGGTAAAAAAAAATGCAAATAACATGGAGAGAAAATTAGGCATGCAGAGGCTGCAAATGTCTCTTAACCCGTTCCGGTTCAGGCACTTCGTCGTACCCATGCGCCAGCTCCCAGGCCGACCGGTCACGCAGCAACCGCTGCACCAGAGCCGTATGCATCGCATGGCCCGCCCTCTCAGCCACCACCCGCCCTTGGATCCGCCGCCCCGCTAGCGCCAG encodes:
- a CDS encoding NACHT domain-containing NTPase, giving the protein MRSRLQGGLLAAVAMFLATGAVCAYAQTPRKAAEKWQIDGIVAALKDPILEVRTHALLYVQSNSEFTWDGVPDPLIASLLNDPNVRRVISSLKANDDNVQSGTDTAADITMPRSQDDQIALLENQNVSFAVRKAVALVLCTTPSPQEEHALITQLRVKQLRSVLVKSLVVHGPLNFKTLPDLTYPFYYSYEDLPEYRFLIHYLLGGNDKAELVLKHTFFEEGEDKVKAADYSDIDDARKALEAFDAVLPINTRNTGFQAEIEKQILFIAHKWKDEWTSKDYELLNSLSFKMNEDSRAALNNIIKQPYWTRLLQKLWKVIAVQIAFWILLLYFYPRSRAVQAFFFWNRWARKFFGLGYVDLCLTWIPYLRNRLLGPFREELVAEARVSDEDLNDYFHDIEVRQGESHISLFHAIPEIFGQSILESESGLGKSIFLRRLVSMSKRTNAYLAAENCDRGVFELIQLKLKGKASDETFLRSIIWAGGLSIVIDGLNEVTVETREKIRRFVDDFPKANILLATQPLFWKRPPKALVFRISPLTDDRIQAFLESRYRTFVSPLIMTESAYKQRCRDYLEDVLGNCQSEEDKTAARLVLSNPMDLTVAAQILVAGDTPTLRNLQEQQFTRVDRDFRDIRHGEQFPLRQFSESVYERLLGDEITLDSSQFFEAIQVLSSHKMVLMQNEIDADQRPVRRWVFRHDKIRDFFLVKAFENDHGNRIGEHIEDPRFRGVYLMLASQLPLAEANELRDALVDRAAETKDHHLSDAVVEVLKSRRVAGSRPVTQRTPA
- the folK gene encoding 2-amino-4-hydroxy-6-hydroxymethyldihydropteridine diphosphokinase; this translates as MKSLAAIALGSNLESKGIGDREANLRVAIERLRGLGEVRAVSSFYDTEPVGYVDQPRFLNGALLLETELQPLELMRGLLDIERGMGREREGAVAKGPRVIDLDLLLYGQTVMNTAELTLPHPEMQERRFVLEPLAEIAPGMVHPVLGVTVREMLLELG